A region of Streptomyces sp. NBC_01267 DNA encodes the following proteins:
- a CDS encoding DUF1453 domain-containing protein produces MSASTLTDVVVIVAVVALVLARQFRPQRIGRDRRWWLLPAVLVFVSLRQHGLLDVHHRTASVALIAGELLAGLVMGAGWAWTTKVWSEADGTVWARGTKATAAVWVVGLLVRFGVAGIGAMAGVRLGTGAMLLALASSLLVRSGVLAWRAGQIHPTYRVSAAGSPGQGWKDRV; encoded by the coding sequence ATGTCAGCGTCCACGCTCACCGACGTCGTGGTGATCGTCGCGGTCGTCGCACTGGTGCTCGCGCGACAGTTCCGGCCGCAGAGGATCGGCCGCGACAGGCGGTGGTGGCTTCTGCCCGCGGTACTGGTTTTTGTCTCTCTGCGCCAGCACGGGCTGCTCGACGTGCATCACCGCACCGCGTCCGTCGCGCTGATAGCCGGAGAGCTGCTGGCAGGTCTGGTGATGGGGGCCGGCTGGGCCTGGACCACCAAGGTCTGGAGCGAGGCCGACGGCACCGTCTGGGCCAGGGGCACCAAGGCCACGGCCGCCGTCTGGGTGGTGGGACTGCTGGTGCGGTTCGGGGTCGCGGGTATCGGTGCGATGGCCGGGGTGCGACTGGGCACCGGAGCGATGCTTCTCGCGCTGGCGTCCTCCCTGCTCGTACGGTCCGGAGTGCTGGCGTGGCGGGCCGGGCAGATACACCCGACGTACCGTGTTTCTGCCGCAGGATCGCCCGGACAGGGATGGAAGGACCGCGTATGA
- a CDS encoding sensor histidine kinase, with protein sequence MTLAVWTTWPSREALTRADRTRARRAFGWGVRLVVLGALMWSPFARIGTHGWVLAAAVASIAGCAVVARGFFRTSLEHRLWPSVGLLVVLMGAAVLGHAAGFPIPAAVLWCGCAVTALERLPLAAALPCTATALAAYALVSDDQRLTITITTVGLALAGYVLRLDAEARGSAQRLLTQERAALAAEAETAALAERSRIAREIHDVLAHSLSAQMVHLEAARLLIERDAGREQILERVVAARGMAREGLAETRQALSALRGEMTPVEEFLQEVVGGARLAVAGRRRPLPAEASQAVRRVAQEAMTNVRKHAPGAEVSVRLEYLADEITLEIRDSGARGLGGELAVSGSGYGLVGMRERAELLGGTLEAGPDEEGFLVRLKVPA encoded by the coding sequence ATGACGCTCGCTGTCTGGACGACCTGGCCCTCCCGGGAGGCGCTCACCCGGGCCGACCGGACCCGCGCACGCCGTGCGTTCGGCTGGGGTGTGCGGCTCGTCGTTCTGGGGGCACTGATGTGGAGCCCCTTCGCGCGGATCGGCACCCATGGGTGGGTCCTGGCTGCCGCTGTGGCCTCCATCGCGGGCTGCGCCGTCGTCGCCCGGGGTTTCTTCCGGACCAGTCTGGAACACCGGCTGTGGCCCTCTGTGGGGCTCCTCGTGGTGCTGATGGGCGCGGCCGTCCTGGGGCATGCGGCCGGGTTCCCGATCCCGGCCGCGGTGCTCTGGTGCGGGTGCGCCGTCACCGCTCTGGAGCGGCTGCCGCTCGCGGCGGCGCTGCCCTGCACCGCGACCGCGCTGGCCGCCTACGCGCTGGTGAGCGACGACCAGCGGCTGACGATCACGATCACCACGGTGGGCCTGGCGCTCGCCGGATACGTCCTGCGGCTCGACGCCGAGGCCCGGGGCAGTGCCCAGCGGCTGCTCACGCAGGAACGGGCGGCCCTGGCCGCCGAGGCGGAGACCGCCGCGCTGGCCGAGCGGTCCCGGATCGCCCGCGAGATCCATGACGTGCTCGCCCACAGCCTCTCCGCGCAGATGGTGCACCTGGAGGCCGCCCGACTGCTGATCGAACGGGACGCCGGACGGGAGCAGATCCTGGAGCGCGTGGTCGCCGCGCGCGGAATGGCGCGTGAGGGGCTGGCCGAGACCCGGCAGGCGCTCTCGGCGCTGCGTGGGGAGATGACGCCGGTGGAGGAGTTTCTGCAGGAGGTGGTAGGCGGCGCCCGGCTGGCGGTTGCGGGGAGACGCAGGCCTCTGCCCGCTGAAGCGTCCCAGGCCGTTCGGCGGGTGGCGCAGGAGGCGATGACGAATGTGCGCAAGCATGCGCCGGGCGCCGAGGTTTCCGTACGGCTGGAGTATCTGGCCGACGAAATCACCCTGGAAATAAGGGACTCGGGGGCCCGGGGGCTGGGTGGCGAGCTCGCTGTCAGTGGCTCGGGTTACGGTCTGGTGGGAATGCGGGAGCGCGCCGAACTGCTCGGCGGGACTCTTGAGGCCGGACCCGACGAGGAGGGCTTCTTGGTACGGCTGAAGGTGCCGGCATGA
- a CDS encoding response regulator translates to MTARVVVADDQSVVREGIVMLLGLLPGIEVIGAAKDGVEAVALVAELAPDVVLMDLRMPRCDGVEATRRIRAEHPSTQVVVLTTFADDDSLFLALQAGARGFLTKDAGGDEIVRAIEDVMAGQAGLSPSVQRLLVERVTSQAPAPAVVDLPDGLTRREAEILALIAEGLSNPEISRALHISTATVKTHINNLFAKTGVRDRAQAMRYAYQQGLALPPGTSIT, encoded by the coding sequence ATGACGGCTCGGGTGGTGGTCGCCGACGACCAGTCCGTTGTGCGCGAGGGCATCGTGATGCTGCTGGGGCTGTTGCCGGGGATCGAGGTGATCGGTGCGGCGAAGGACGGTGTGGAAGCGGTCGCGCTGGTGGCCGAACTCGCCCCCGACGTGGTGCTGATGGACCTGCGGATGCCTCGTTGCGACGGAGTGGAGGCGACCCGTCGTATCCGTGCGGAACACCCGTCCACCCAGGTCGTGGTGCTCACGACGTTCGCGGACGACGACTCGCTCTTCCTCGCGCTGCAGGCCGGAGCCCGTGGATTCCTGACCAAGGACGCCGGCGGGGACGAGATCGTGCGGGCCATCGAGGACGTGATGGCGGGCCAGGCCGGGCTCTCGCCCAGCGTGCAGCGGCTGCTCGTCGAGAGGGTCACCTCCCAGGCCCCCGCACCGGCCGTGGTGGATCTGCCCGACGGGCTCACCCGGCGCGAGGCCGAGATCCTGGCGCTCATCGCGGAGGGACTCTCCAACCCGGAGATCTCCCGTGCACTGCACATCTCCACGGCCACGGTGAAGACGCACATCAACAACCTCTTCGCCAAGACCGGGGTGCGCGACCGTGCGCAGGCGATGCGGTACGCCTATCAGCAGGGACTCGCACTGCCACCGGGCACATCCATCACCTAA
- a CDS encoding DUF485 domain-containing protein, protein MEKDDGLDAAEVRLDDPWQDALAAGWGELDGTGAPAPVPAQAAPGCSRSAADIYLDVQSSAAFQEVRSRYRRFVVPAVCGFFVWYVAYVVLATTAPGFMARPVAGAVNVAMVAGLGQFLSTFVLTWAYARHARLRRDRAALHLRWDTQELTRGINR, encoded by the coding sequence GTGGAGAAGGACGACGGGCTCGACGCCGCTGAGGTGCGGTTGGACGACCCCTGGCAGGACGCGTTGGCCGCAGGCTGGGGCGAGTTGGACGGTACGGGCGCTCCTGCGCCCGTACCCGCGCAGGCAGCCCCCGGATGCAGCCGCAGTGCGGCCGACATCTATCTGGACGTGCAGAGCAGCGCCGCCTTCCAGGAAGTACGCAGCCGCTACCGGAGGTTCGTCGTTCCCGCGGTGTGCGGCTTCTTCGTCTGGTACGTGGCGTATGTCGTCCTGGCCACGACCGCACCCGGGTTCATGGCGCGTCCGGTCGCCGGAGCGGTGAACGTGGCGATGGTGGCGGGACTCGGACAGTTCCTCTCCACGTTCGTACTGACCTGGGCCTACGCCCGTCACGCTCGGCTTCGCAGAGACCGGGCGGCGCTCCATCTCCGTTGGGACACACAGGAATTGACGCGAGGGATCAACCGTTGA